A single Anopheles maculipalpis chromosome 3RL, idAnoMacuDA_375_x, whole genome shotgun sequence DNA region contains:
- the LOC126562801 gene encoding lysM and putative peptidoglycan-binding domain-containing protein 4: MKRMRVKAEPSSNHVYVEEPYTTDYSDFPPAQQKSPPIERWLEAQILPGDTLQAIALRFNCSIPQLKKLNKIDKDNEIYARNVIRVPVTPHSILLETLPRVHTSGNSSPKNITNTPPNVDHVPAGTSKATLDEKLILAAVSNASIQPSSSAATQFPKKSSGKQHRDLSARSNEIELEELHGEADGLASQPLLLSGEYDDSIPQPRSLRLPANDFSCNGSDCDISWICLLVFILALCFAIPLIYVVYVAEHIDKYHHDSFNHINNHSSKL; encoded by the exons ATGAAGCGCATGCG GGTCAAAGCAGAACCGAGCAGTAATCATGTTTACGTGGAGGAACCGTACACGACGGACTATTCCGATTTCCCACCGGCGCAACAAAAATCGCCCCCCATAGAACGATGGCTGGAGGCGCAAATACTGCCGGGTGATACGCTACAAGCCATTGCGCTTCGATTCAACTGTTCG ATACCACAGCTGAAAAAGTTGAACAAGATTGATAAGGACAACGAAATCTATGCACGCAACGTGATACGCGTTCCGGTGACACCTCACTCGATTCTGCTGGAAACATTGCCGCGTGTGCACACGAGCGGTAACAGCAGTCCGaaaaacatcacaaacacTCCACCGAACGTGGACCATGTTCCGGCGGGCACGTCGAAAGCTACGCTCGACGAGAAACTCATTCTTGCCGCCGTTAGCAACGCATCTATTCAACCGAGCAGCAGTGCAGCAACACAGTTTCCTAAAAAGTCTTCCGGCAAACAGCACAGGGATCTTAGCGCGCGATCGAACGAAATAGAGCTGGAAGAGCTGCACGGTGAGGCGGACGGACTAGCGAGCCAACCGTTGCTGCTGAGCGGTGAATATGACGATAGTATTCCGCAACCGCGCTCGCTCCGGTTGCCGGCAAACGATTTTTCGTGCAATGGAAGCGATTGTGATATTTCCTGGATTTGTTTGCTCGTCTTTATCCTAGCGCTTTGCTTTGCAATTCCACTTATTTATGTAGTGTATGTGGCGGAACACATAGACAAATATCATCACGATAGTTTTAATCACATTAACAATCACAGCTCCAAACTGTGA
- the LOC126563071 gene encoding uncharacterized protein LOC126563071, whose product MEETSKVSTKQQFIAAYAALVQGISAERFDEFKPFFANEDDYNLAVQEFRNGFQEALLAKVNRLWDETDIDNNVELLEKLTQKAQGKVGKMWRPTGKPVSEQIRPLVVNKLKTSLKFYQYQLGFQKERTEELIYLIETMRAKYQTMQTQRNHLLQQIANEQKTFDSIRAHQKELDQLVNVDLFNGIRKTDAS is encoded by the exons ATGGAGGAAACTAGTAAAGTtagcacaaaacaacaatttattgCTGCATATGCCGCATTGGTACAGGGAATAAG TGCTGAACGGTTCGACGAGTTCAAACCGTTTTTCGCCAACGAAGATGACTACAACCTGGCGGTACAGGAATTCCGCAACGGGTTTCAGGAAGCGCTGCTAGCGAAGGTAAACCGACTATGGGATGAAACGGACATCGATAACAATGTCGAGCTGTTGGAAAAGTTGACGCAAAAGGCGCAAGGGAAGGTGGGCAAAATGTGGCGTCCTACGGGGAAACCGGTCAGCGAGCAGATACGGCCGCTTGTGGTAAACAAGCTGAAAACATCACTAAAATTTTACCAATATCAGCTGGGATTTCAAAAGGAACGAACTGAG GAACTCATTTACCTGATAGAGACAATGCGGGCCAAATACCAAACAATGCAGACGCAACGGAACCACCTACTGCAGCAAATAGCAAACGAGCAGAAAACGTTCGATTCCATCCGTGCCCACCAGAAAGAGCTCGACCAGCTGGTAAATGTTGATTTGTTTAATGGTATTCGGAAGACGGACGCATCTTAA
- the LOC126561654 gene encoding hillarin isoform X1: MYRPNFYESTCLRCSEIVYQVDRVGPLKDFTFFHSGCFKCKRCGTKLTLKTYYNNQHNQDDKEVYCCSHVPKSGPGHFDQTSVGIRQALNVPKSTNYVNEQIRGHRNDSIDGQQRLGTPNGYNNGGREGNTPPQNDPDYKYGRFDASALHIAHALKQTEIQKAYDKPREKPIDYYLARDEQAKLEMKHRKEEDDLYRKFARKREEEDRRMQSEIQDEWERELQRLAHKFEKELTTSRRSREDQSILTLKHEQQKEDLEKNMTIRKTKKKESLTRKLLEHERSETAALVDRQSSEMLELISVRRSEYMQSESIFLDDDINETVVAMEYPLVAPKPAPPALSKFQVYNDPVEFTDVDQIAITVAQEDQKTFTDLVRQLVGRCTSDIEKARTIFRWITVKNLNTMTFDDNLRGDTPMGLLRGIKYGTESYHVLFKRLCSYAGLHCVVIKGYSKSAGYQPGVKFQDSSHPKNSRFRNSWNAVYVAGAWRFVQCNWGARHLVNAKEAPKTGKGKNDSLRYEYDDHYFLTDPREFIYEFFPLQEEWQLLKRPITLTEFENLPFVRSLFFRYGLHFADDGYGAVVYTDDTGAATVRIAMPSNMQGCLIFHYNLKFYDSDEDSFDGVSLKRFVMQSVISNVVAFRVHAPCSGAFLLDIFANAVTPQEYLTGEPMKFKSVCKFKICCEELQTVMVPLPDCASGEWGPTKATRLFGLIPITHPEPLIFAGRSIELQFRMSRPLTDFMATLHKNGIEEKKLSKYVQQSIIDDMITFNISFPEEGQYGLDIYTREVGSVSHNNNSSTEKHLLTHCCKYLINSSKRN; this comes from the exons atgtACCGACCGAATTTCTACGAATCAACGTGCCTCCGGTGCAGCGAAATCGTTTATCAGGTGGATAGGGTGGGCCCGCTGAAAgattttactttcttccactCCGGATGCTTCAAGTGCAAACGGTGCGGAACCAAGCTGACGCTCAAAACCTACTACAACAACCAGCACAATCAGGATGATAAAGAG GTTTACTGCTGTTCACACGTACCCAAAAGTGGTCCTGGCCATTTCGATCAAACATCGGTAGGCATCCGGCAGGCACTAAACGTACCGAAAAGCACCAACTATGTGAACGAACAAATCCGGGGTCATCGTAACGACAGCATCGATG gGCAACAGAGACTAGGCACACCAAATGGGTACAACAATGGTGGCAGAGAAGGCAATACGCCACCGCAAAATGATCCCGATTACAAGTATGGGCGGTTTGATGCGAGTGCGCTGCACATAGCGCACGCCCTTAAGCAGACAGAAATTCAGAAAGCGTACGATAAGCCACGCGAAAAACCGATCGATTACTATTTG GCACGAGATGAGCAAGCGAAACTTGAAATGAAACATCGAAAAGAGGAAGATGATCTGTACAGAAAATTTGCCCGCAAAAGAGAGGAGGAAGATCGGCGGATGCAAAGCGAAATTCAG GATGAATGGGAGCGAGAACTGCAGCGATTAGCACACAAATTTGAAAAGGAGCTTACCACAAGCAGACGATCGCGCGAAGATCAAAGCATACTAACGCTCAAGCACGAGCAGCAGAAGGAAGATTTGGAAAAGAATATGACCATCCGGAAgacgaaaaagaaggaaagccTCACGCGAAAGTTGCTCGAACACGAGCGTTCCGAAACGGCGGCCCTGGTTGATCGACAGTCGAGCGAAATGTTGGAGCTGATCAGCGTTCGACGCAGCGAGTACATGCAAAGCGAAAGCATATTCCTGGACGATGACATTAACGAAACGGTGGTCGCCATGGAGTATCCACTGGTCGCACCGAAACCGGCACCACCCGCCCTGAGCAAATTCCAGGTGTATAATGATCCAGTTGAGTTCACGGACGTGGATCAGATCGCTATCACCGTTGCGCAGGAGGATCAGAAAACGTTCACGGACTTGGTGCGACAGTTGGTGGGCCGTTGCACTTCCGACATCGAAAAGGCCCGGACCATATTCCGATGGATTACGGTGAAGAACCTAAACACGATGACGTTCGACGATAATCTGCGAGGTGACACACCGATGGGATTGCTGCGGGGTATTAAATACGGCACGGAGAGTTACCACGTGCTGTTTAAGCGCTTGTGCAGCTACGCTGGGCTGCACTGTGTGGTGATAAAAGGTTATTCCAAGAGTGCTGGTTACCAACCGGGAGTGAAATTCCAAGATTCAAG TCATCCGAAAAATTCCAGATTCCGCAACTCCTGGAACGCCGTCTACGTGGCGGGTGCGTGGCGCTTTGTGCAGTGTAACTGGGGCGCACGACATTTGGTTAACGCGAAGGAAGCGCCCAAGACGGGCAAGGGCAAAAATGATAGCTTGCGGTACGAGTACGACGATCACTACTTCCTGACCGATCCGCGGGAGTTTATCTACGAGTTCTTCCCGTTGCAAGAGGAGTGGCAACTGCTGAAGCGACCCATCACGCTGAcggaatttgaaaatttgccGTTCGTACGATCGTTGTTCTTCCGCTATGGGCTACACTTTGCCGATGATGGATACGGGGCCGTTGTGTACACGGATGATACTG GGGCGGCCACTGTTCGGATAGCTATGCCGTCCAATATGCAAGGATGCCTGATATTCCACTACAACCTCAAGTTCTACGACAGCGATGAGGATTCGTTCGACGGTGTGTCGCTTAAACGGTTCGTCATGCAATCTGTCATCAGTAATGTGGTTGCTTTTCGGGTACATGCGCCATGTTCTGGTGCGTTTCTGCTCGACATTTTTGCCAACGCTGTAACGCCCCAGGAGTACTTAACTGGGGAACCGATGAAGTTCAAAAGTGTGTGCAAATTTAAG atttGTTGCGAAGAGTTGCAGACCGTTATGGTGCCCTTGCCAGATTGTGCCAGCGGTGAATGGGGCCCTACGAAAGCGACCAGACTGTTCGGTCTAATACCGATTACTCATCCG GAACCACTCATCTTTGCCGGACGGTCGATCGAACTTCAATTCCGCATGTCGCGACCGCTAACGGACTTTATGGCGACACTGCACAAAAACGGTATCGAGGAAAAGAAACTTTCGAAATATGTTCAACAATCGATCATTGATGATATGATCACATTTAACATCAG CTTTCCCGAGGAAGGACAGTACGGGCTCGATATTTACACCCGGGAGGTTGGATCGGTATCGCACAACAACAATTCCTCCACCGAAAAGCATCTACTCACGCACTGCTGCAAATATCTGATCAACTCATCTAAGCGGAACTAA
- the LOC126561654 gene encoding hillarin isoform X2, giving the protein MYRPNFYESTCLRCSEIVYQVDRVGPLKDFTFFHSGCFKCKRCGTKLTLKTYYNNQHNQDDKEVYCCSHVPKSGPGHFDQTSVGIRQALNVPKSTNYVNEQIRGHRNDSIDGQQRLGTPNGYNNGGREGNTPPQNDPDYKYGRFDASALHIAHALKQTEIQKAYDKPREKPIDYYLARDEQAKLEMKHRKEEDDLYRKFARKREEEDRRMQSEIQDEWERELQRLAHKFEKELTTSRRSREDQSILTLKHEQQKEDLEKNMTIRKTKKKESLTRKLLEHERSETAALVDRQSSEMLELISVRRSEYMQSESIFLDDDINETVVAMEYPLVAPKPAPPALSKFQVYNDPVEFTDVDQIAITVAQEDQKTFTDLVRQLVGRCTSDIEKARTIFRWITVKNLNTMTFDDNLRGDTPMGLLRGIKYGTESYHVLFKRLCSYAGLHCVVIKGYSKSAGYQPGVKFQDSRFRNSWNAVYVAGAWRFVQCNWGARHLVNAKEAPKTGKGKNDSLRYEYDDHYFLTDPREFIYEFFPLQEEWQLLKRPITLTEFENLPFVRSLFFRYGLHFADDGYGAVVYTDDTGAATVRIAMPSNMQGCLIFHYNLKFYDSDEDSFDGVSLKRFVMQSVISNVVAFRVHAPCSGAFLLDIFANAVTPQEYLTGEPMKFKSVCKFKICCEELQTVMVPLPDCASGEWGPTKATRLFGLIPITHPEPLIFAGRSIELQFRMSRPLTDFMATLHKNGIEEKKLSKYVQQSIIDDMITFNISFPEEGQYGLDIYTREVGSVSHNNNSSTEKHLLTHCCKYLINSSKRN; this is encoded by the exons atgtACCGACCGAATTTCTACGAATCAACGTGCCTCCGGTGCAGCGAAATCGTTTATCAGGTGGATAGGGTGGGCCCGCTGAAAgattttactttcttccactCCGGATGCTTCAAGTGCAAACGGTGCGGAACCAAGCTGACGCTCAAAACCTACTACAACAACCAGCACAATCAGGATGATAAAGAG GTTTACTGCTGTTCACACGTACCCAAAAGTGGTCCTGGCCATTTCGATCAAACATCGGTAGGCATCCGGCAGGCACTAAACGTACCGAAAAGCACCAACTATGTGAACGAACAAATCCGGGGTCATCGTAACGACAGCATCGATG gGCAACAGAGACTAGGCACACCAAATGGGTACAACAATGGTGGCAGAGAAGGCAATACGCCACCGCAAAATGATCCCGATTACAAGTATGGGCGGTTTGATGCGAGTGCGCTGCACATAGCGCACGCCCTTAAGCAGACAGAAATTCAGAAAGCGTACGATAAGCCACGCGAAAAACCGATCGATTACTATTTG GCACGAGATGAGCAAGCGAAACTTGAAATGAAACATCGAAAAGAGGAAGATGATCTGTACAGAAAATTTGCCCGCAAAAGAGAGGAGGAAGATCGGCGGATGCAAAGCGAAATTCAG GATGAATGGGAGCGAGAACTGCAGCGATTAGCACACAAATTTGAAAAGGAGCTTACCACAAGCAGACGATCGCGCGAAGATCAAAGCATACTAACGCTCAAGCACGAGCAGCAGAAGGAAGATTTGGAAAAGAATATGACCATCCGGAAgacgaaaaagaaggaaagccTCACGCGAAAGTTGCTCGAACACGAGCGTTCCGAAACGGCGGCCCTGGTTGATCGACAGTCGAGCGAAATGTTGGAGCTGATCAGCGTTCGACGCAGCGAGTACATGCAAAGCGAAAGCATATTCCTGGACGATGACATTAACGAAACGGTGGTCGCCATGGAGTATCCACTGGTCGCACCGAAACCGGCACCACCCGCCCTGAGCAAATTCCAGGTGTATAATGATCCAGTTGAGTTCACGGACGTGGATCAGATCGCTATCACCGTTGCGCAGGAGGATCAGAAAACGTTCACGGACTTGGTGCGACAGTTGGTGGGCCGTTGCACTTCCGACATCGAAAAGGCCCGGACCATATTCCGATGGATTACGGTGAAGAACCTAAACACGATGACGTTCGACGATAATCTGCGAGGTGACACACCGATGGGATTGCTGCGGGGTATTAAATACGGCACGGAGAGTTACCACGTGCTGTTTAAGCGCTTGTGCAGCTACGCTGGGCTGCACTGTGTGGTGATAAAAGGTTATTCCAAGAGTGCTGGTTACCAACCGGGAGTGAAATTCCAAGATTCAAG ATTCCGCAACTCCTGGAACGCCGTCTACGTGGCGGGTGCGTGGCGCTTTGTGCAGTGTAACTGGGGCGCACGACATTTGGTTAACGCGAAGGAAGCGCCCAAGACGGGCAAGGGCAAAAATGATAGCTTGCGGTACGAGTACGACGATCACTACTTCCTGACCGATCCGCGGGAGTTTATCTACGAGTTCTTCCCGTTGCAAGAGGAGTGGCAACTGCTGAAGCGACCCATCACGCTGAcggaatttgaaaatttgccGTTCGTACGATCGTTGTTCTTCCGCTATGGGCTACACTTTGCCGATGATGGATACGGGGCCGTTGTGTACACGGATGATACTG GGGCGGCCACTGTTCGGATAGCTATGCCGTCCAATATGCAAGGATGCCTGATATTCCACTACAACCTCAAGTTCTACGACAGCGATGAGGATTCGTTCGACGGTGTGTCGCTTAAACGGTTCGTCATGCAATCTGTCATCAGTAATGTGGTTGCTTTTCGGGTACATGCGCCATGTTCTGGTGCGTTTCTGCTCGACATTTTTGCCAACGCTGTAACGCCCCAGGAGTACTTAACTGGGGAACCGATGAAGTTCAAAAGTGTGTGCAAATTTAAG atttGTTGCGAAGAGTTGCAGACCGTTATGGTGCCCTTGCCAGATTGTGCCAGCGGTGAATGGGGCCCTACGAAAGCGACCAGACTGTTCGGTCTAATACCGATTACTCATCCG GAACCACTCATCTTTGCCGGACGGTCGATCGAACTTCAATTCCGCATGTCGCGACCGCTAACGGACTTTATGGCGACACTGCACAAAAACGGTATCGAGGAAAAGAAACTTTCGAAATATGTTCAACAATCGATCATTGATGATATGATCACATTTAACATCAG CTTTCCCGAGGAAGGACAGTACGGGCTCGATATTTACACCCGGGAGGTTGGATCGGTATCGCACAACAACAATTCCTCCACCGAAAAGCATCTACTCACGCACTGCTGCAAATATCTGATCAACTCATCTAAGCGGAACTAA
- the LOC126561491 gene encoding transcription elongation factor SPT5, which yields MSDSGSGSDADSVASNRSRKSGGSNRSVSRSVSRSPQRSRSPSTSQSDNERPRKKQRKDRRRLDDEDDDDDEEEVEDEQEPEGEDLDSEEYDEEEEDDDRRGGRKKKKKPDRFGGFIIDEAEVDDEVDEDDEWEDGAQEMGIVSNEIEEVGQTAREIENRRRGTNLWDSHKEDELAEYLKRKYADASVARRQFGDGGEEMSDEITQQTLLPGIKDPNLWMVKCRIGEEKATALLLMRKFLTYQNTDQPMQIKSVVAPESVKGYIYIEAYKQAHVKSAINNVGNLRVGIWKQEMVPIKDMTDILKVVKEQTGLKPKQWVRLKRGIYKDDIAQVDYVDLAQNQVHLKLLPRIDYTRLRGALRATQTEESTDAKRKKRRPAAKSFDPEAIRAIGGELTSDGDFLIFEGNRYSRKGFLYKAFTMSAVLADGVKPTLAELERFEEQPEEINIELAVSSKEDPITGHSFSMGDNVEVCVGDLMNLQAKIIAIDGSLITVMPKHEELRDPLIFKAAELRKYFKTGDHVKVLAGRYEGETGLIVRVEPSRIVLVSDLTMHELEVLPRDLQICTDMATGVDSLGIYQWGDLVQLDAQTVGVIVRLERENFHVLGMHGKVIECKPTALQKRRENRNTIALDSDQNQIRRKDIVKVMEGPHTGRDGEIKHLYRNLAFLHSRMYTENGGIFVVKTRHVQLAGGNKNPMQNSNPMMSPFGGIMSPRIHSPMHPSGGRGGGGGGPNRGGRGGGRGGARVSRDREILGRTIRITGGPYKGAVGIVKDATETTARVELHSSCQTISVDRNHITVVDGGATKAGSVSSYMRTPSRTPASSYGAQTPVYSGSKTPLHGSQTPQYDPGSRTPYGSMTPSHDGSMTPRHGAWDPTVSNTPARSNDFDFMEEPSPSPGYNPSTPGYQINTPYAPHTPGNMFNSENYSPYQASPNPSPSPYQVGGYIGTPSPSAYSPATPGAPASPYNPQTPGAGLDPQLGDWFTTDIEVTIRSHGDSDLSGQTGIIRTVNNGDCVVFLPEEDHCVTVPLSNLQPVLPVPGEKFKVIVGEERETVGEFIDMSGSNEAVVMMNGQSTLIPMNYMARYREPTKN from the coding sequence ATGTCGGACAGTGGTAGCGGCTCAGATGCTGACAGTGTGGCATCTAATCGTTCTCGCAAGAGCGGTGGCTCGAACCGCTCGGTGTCGCGTTCGGTATCGCGGTCACCCCAGCGTTCCCGGTCACCATCGACATCGCAATCGGACAACGAGCGGCCAAGAAAGAAGCAGCGTAAAGACCGACGCCGTCTagacgacgaagacgatgacgatgatgaggaagAGGTGGAAGACGAGCAGGAACCGGAAGGCGAAGATCTTGACTCGGAAGAGtacgacgaggaggaggaagacgaTGACAGGCGTGGGGGccgcaagaagaagaaaaaaccggaCCGCTTCGGTGGTTTCATCATCGATGAGGCCGAAGTGGACGACGAGGTGGACGAGGATGATGAGTGGGAAGATGGAGCGCAGGAGATGGGCATCGTGAGCAATGAAATCGAAGAGGTGGGTCAAACGGCTCGCGAAATCGAAAACAGACGCCGCGGGACGAATCTGTGGGATTCGCACAAGGAGGATGAGCTGGCCGAATACTTGAAGCGCAAGTATGCGGATGCTTCCGTGGCCCGGCGCCAGTTCGGGGACGGTGGGGAGGAAATGTCGGACGAAATCACGCAACAAACGCTGCTGCCCGGCATCAAAGATCCCAACCTGTGGATGGTCAAATGTCGCATTGGGGAGGAAAAGGCAACCGCCCTGCTGTTGATGCGTAAGTTCCTGACGTACCAGAACACGGATCAACCGATGCAGATCAAATCGGTCGTAGCGCCGGAAAGCGTCAAGGGCTACATCTACATCGAAGCGTACAAGCAAGCTCACGTAAAGTCTGCGATCAATAATGTTGGCAATCTGCGTGTCGGCATCTGGAAGCAGGAGATGGTCCCGATCAAGGATATGACCGACATCCTGAAGGTGGTTAAGGAGCAGACGGGACTGAAACCGAAGCAATGGGTGCGACTGAAGCGCGGTATCTACAAGGACGACATTGCACAGGTGGACTACGTTGATCTGGCCCAAAACCAGGTACATCTGAAGCTGCTTCCACGTATCGACTATACGCGGCTTCGCGGTGCACTGCGTGCCACACAGACCGAGGAAAGTACCGATGCCAAACGCAAAAAACGACGTCCGGCTGCGAAATCGTTCGATCCGGAAGCAATCCGTGCAATCGGCGGCGAACTGACGTCGGATGGTGATTTTCTGATCTTCGAAGGCAATCGCTACTCGCGCAAAGGGTTCCTTTACAAAGCCTTCACTATGTCCGCCGTGCTGGCGGATGGTGTGAAGCCTACGCTTGCCGAGCTGGAGCGGTTCGAGGAGCAACCGGAGGAGATCAACATTGAGCTGGCCGTTTCCTCCAAGGAAGACCCGATAACGGGACACTCCTTCTCGATGGGTGATAACGTGGAGGTGTGTGTGGGAGATCTGATGAATTTGCAGGCGAAAATTATCGCGATCGACGGTTCGTTGATAACGGTAATGCCCAAACATGAGGAGCTGAGGGATCCGCTCATCTTTAAGGCTGCCGAATTGCGCAAGTATTTCAAAACGGGTGACCACGTGAAGGTGCTTGCCGGTCGGTACGAGGGTGAGACGGGTCTGATCGTACGGGTGGAACCGTCGCGAATTGTGCTGGTGTCCGATTTGACGATGCACGAGCTGGAAGTGTTGCCGCGCGATCTGCAAATCTGTACCGATATGGCGACCGGTGTGGATTCGCTCGGCATATACCAGTGGGGCGATTTGGTGCAGCTAGACGCACAAACGGTCGGCGTTATCGTACGCTTGGAGCGCGAAAATTTCCACGTGCTGGGCATGCATGGCAAGGTGATCGAATGTAAACCAACGGCACTGCAGAAACGTCGCGAAAATCGAAACACGATCGCACTGGACTCGGATCAGAATCAGATCCGAAGGAAGGACATCGTGAAGGTGATGGAAGGTCCGCACACTGGGCGTGATGGAGAAATTAAGCATCTGTATCGTAATCTGGCTTTCCTTCACTCAAGGATGTACACGGAAAATGGAGGCATTTTCGTAGTCAAAACGCGCCATGTGCAACTTGCCGGAGGTAACAAGAATCCGATGCAAAACAGTAACCCGATGATGTCACCGTTCGGTGGAATCATGTCGCCCCGCATCCATTCTCCAATGCATCCATCCGGCGGtcggggtggtggtggcggtggtccgAACCGTGGAGGGCGTGGAGGAGGGCGCGGTGGAGCACGTGTTTCGCGCGATCGTGAGATATTGGGTCGAACGATACGTATTACCGGTGGACCGTACAAGGGTGCGGTTGGCATTGTGAAGGATGCGACGGAAACGACGGCTCGTGTGGAGCTTCATTCGTCTTGTCAAACGATCTCGGTCGATCGGAATCACATCACGGTTGTGGACGGAGGCGCAACCAAGGCAGGCAGCGTTTCGTCGTACATGCGCACACCGAGCCGCACGCCGGCCAGCAGCTACGGTGCACAGACACCAGTCTATTCCGGCTCCAAGACACCGCTGCATGGTTCGCAGACACCGCAGTACGATCCGGGCAGCCGTACTCCGTACGGTTCGATGACACCGTCGCACGATGGTTCGATGACACCGCGCCATGGTGCGTGGGATCCGACCGTATCGAACACACCGGCACGTTCGAACGATTTCGATTTCATGGAGGAACCGTCACCGTCCCCCGGCTACAATCCAAGCACTCCCGGGTACCAGATCAACACACCGTATGCACCGCATACGCCTGGCAATATGTTCAATTCTGAAAATTACAGCCCATATCAGGCTAGTCCGAATCCAAGCCCTTCACCGTACCAGGTCGGTGGGTACATTGGCACACCTTCGCCGAGCGCTTACTCACCCGCCACACCGGGTGCTCCGGCTTCGCCGTACAACCCACAGACACCCGGCGCCGGGCTTGATCCACAGTTGGGCGATTGGTTTACAACTGACATCGAGGTGACGATCAGGAGCCACGGTGATTCCGATCTCAGTGGACAGACCGGTATCATTCGCACGGTGAACAATGGTGATTGTGTCGTGTTTCTGCCGGAAGAGGACCACTGCGTGACTGTGCCACTGTCCAATCTACAGCCGGTACTACCGGTACCGGGCGAGAAGTTTAAAGTGATTGTTGGCGAGGAGCGTGAAACGGTCGGTGAATTTATCGACATGTCTGGCAGCAACGAGGCGGTGGTCATGATGAACGGCCAATCGACGCTCATTCCGATGAACTATATGGCCCGCTACCGGGAACCGACGAAGAACTAA
- the LOC126563385 gene encoding histone H4 codes for MTGRGKGGKGLGKGGAKRHRKVLRDNIQGITKPAIRRLARRGGVKRISGLIYEETRGVLKVFLENVIRDAVTYTEHAKRKTVTAMDVVYALKRQGRTLYGFGG; via the coding sequence ATGACTGGCCGAGGCAAAGGAGGAAAAGGACTGGGTAAAGGGGGAGCCAAGCGTCATCGCAAAGTGTTGCGCGATAACATCCAGGGCATCACCAAGCCAGCGATCCGCCGTCTGGCCCGTCGTGGAGGTGTGAAGCGTATCTCCGGTCTCATCTACGAGGAGACGCGTGGCGTGCTGAAGGTGTTCCTCGAGAACGTGATTCGCGATGCTGTGACGTACACGGAGCACGCGAAGCGCAAGACCGTCACCGCCATGGATGTGGTGTACGCTCTGAAACGCCAGGGCCGCACGCTGTACGGTTTTGGAGGTTAA
- the LOC126563274 gene encoding histone H3 has product MARTKQTARKSTGGKAPRKQLATKAARKSAPATGGVKKPHRYRPGTVALREIRRYQKSTELLIRKLPFQRLVREIAQDFKTDLRFQSSAVMALQEASEAYLVGLFEDTNLCAIHAKRVTIMPKDIQLARRIRGERA; this is encoded by the coding sequence ATGGCGCGTACCAAGCAAACTGCCCGCAAGTCGACCGGAGGAAAGGCTCCCCGTAAGCAGCTGGCCACCAAGGCTGCCCGCAAGAGCGCACCGGCTACCGGTGGCGTGAAGAAGCCTCACCGTTACCGTCCCGGTACGGTGGCTCTGCGTGAGATCCGTCGTTACCAGAAGTCGACCGAGTTGCTGATCCGCAAGCTGCCCTTCCAGCGTCTGGTGCGCGAAATCGCGCAGGATTTCAAGACCGATCTCCGTTTCCAGAGCTCCGCTGTAATGGCACTGCAGGAGGCTAGCGAAGCATACCTCGTCGGTCTGTTTGAGGACACCAACCTATGCGCCATCCATGCTAAGCGTGTGACCATCATGCCAAAGGACATCCAGCTGGCTCGTCGTATCCGTGGCGAACGCGCTTAA